A segment of the Chitinivorax sp. PXF-14 genome:
GCTTCTTCACCGCTTCTGCGCGTTTCTGGCCCAGCGCCAGGTTGTACTCGCGGCTGCCGCGCTCATCCGCATTGCCTTCCACCTTGACCTTGATGTTGCGGTTGTCGTTCAGGTACTTGGCATGGTTGTCGACGATGGCGCGGTATTGGTCTGCCACGTTGTAGTGGTCGAATTCGAAATACACGCTGCGCTTCTGCGACAGCGGGTTGGCCGGGTCGAGATAGGGCGGCAGGGCATTGGCGTTGAGCTTGGCGCTGTCGGCCGCGCTGGCTTGTGCTGCCGGCTGGGTGGCCTGCGTCGATGCCGCGGGCTTGGTCTGGACCGGGGCCGGTTGCGGTGCGGGCGTGCTGGCGCAGGCGCCGAGCAGGGCGGTCAGAACGACGCTGGTAGCAAGTTTTTTCATTGTTAACCTCTCGTGGTCATGGAATCAGCACCTGTCGGCGCTAGTCTGCGCGGAGTGGAATGAACACCTCGTCGTCCCGCCGCTGCACCAGGATGGCCGCGATGGCGGGAGGCCCGCCAAGCCGCTCCATCACATCGGCAGCCGAGGCCACGGTGCGGCCGTTGACGCGCCTCAACACGTCGCCCGGCTGAACCCCGGCCAGGCGCGCCGGGCCCGATACGCTGTGCACGAGCAGGCGCACCCCGTCGGGGCCGGCCGTTTCGCGCAGCACCAGGCCCCATTGCGTGAGTGCGGTCAGGTGCTCGTCGTGCATGGCTGGTTTTTCTGCCGGTGGGTGTTCGATCAGCGCACGCCAGTCGATACCGAGCAGCTGGATACAGACCACGGGCCCGACTGCCGCCGTGAGGGCGGCGCCCAAGGCGATCGCCCAGCGACGGTTCGGCATGAAGCGTTGGCTCCTAACTCCTGCGATAGCCCGATGATGCGCGGTGAAACTTAGACGAAAATTAAAGATTCCAGGTAAGAAAGCCGGCGTGGCTCAGCGCGGTGAATTGGGCGCAGGCGGAAAGCTGACTGCCACCCGCAGGCCACCCAGCGGCGACTGGCCCAGTGTCAACGCGGCGCCGTGGCGATCCGCGATGGCCTTGACGATGGCGAGCCCGAGCCCGCTGCCGGGCTCGACCGTGCCGGCCGGGCGGTAGAAGCGGTCGAAGATACGCGCGTGCTCGTCGCGGGCGATGCCAGGGCCGCTGTCGTCGAGTGTCAGCACGGCATGGCCGGCACCGAGCGCGACGCGCAGCGCTACGCTGCCACCCGCCGGGGTATAGCGGATGGCGTTGTCGAGCAGATTGCGCACCAGCACCGCCAGCGCGTCGGCATTGCCGGTGACGCGCGCGGCCGGGTCGAGCTCGCTCGACACCGCCACCTGCTTGCTGGCGGCCAGCGTGGCGGTGTCGGCCAGCGCCAGTGCAGCGCCCTCGATGAGCGCAGTACCGGCGGCCTGCGGCAGGGCCGTGGCGGCATCCTGGCGCGCGAGTTGCAGCAGTTGCTCGGTCAGCCGTACGGCGCGCTCGGTGCCGCTGACCAGGCGTTCCTGCGCCTGGGTGCGGGCGGCATCGTCCTTGGCGCGCGCCAACAGCTGCACCTGTAGTTTCAGCGCTGTCAGCGGTGAGCGCAGCTCGTGCGCGGCATCGGCCAGAAAGCGCTGCTGCCGCGCCAGCGAATCGCCCACGCGTGCCAGCAGCTGGTTGATCTCGGCCACCAGCGGCTTGATCTCGCGCGGCAGCGCGGCTGTGCTGACCGGTTCGAGCGAGTCGGGGCTGCGCTCGCTGAGCTCGGCCTGCACCCGCGCGAGCGGCTTCAGCGCGGCGGTCACCACCCACCAGGCGGCCATCAGCAGCAGCGCCGAGCCGAGCCAGATCGGCCACAGCGAGCGCAGCGCGATGCCGATCGCGCGGTCACGCCGGGCCTGCAGCTGCTGCGCCACCTGGATGACGCGATGATGCGTGTGCACGGCGTAGACGCGCCATTCGCCGTTGAACAGCATGACGTTCGAATAACCGATCACCGATTGCTCGGGCAGCGTGCGGTGCGGGCGCGACTGGTAGACCTTGACGCCGTCGTCACTCCAGATCTGGATCACGAAATCGAAGTTGTTGCCGCCTTCCTCGGCGTTGAGCTGTAGCGTGTCGAAGGCGCTGTCCTGCAGCGCCAGCGCCATCTGCTGCATGTGGTAGTCGAACAGTTTGTCGGCGGCGCTCAGCGAGGACTGGAACGCGGTGATGAACTGCGCCGAGGCCGACGCCAGGATCAGCACGCCCAGCAACACCAGCAGGCGGATGCGCAGCGAGGCCATCATGCGCGTCATGGCTTGGCCGCCATGTAGCCGACGCCGCGCACGTTGACGATGAAATCCTGCCCCAGCTTCTTGCGGATGCCGTGGATGTAGACCTCGACCGCATTGCTCTCGACGTCGGGCAGGCCGCCGTACAGGTGCTGTTCGAGCTGGGCCTTGGAGAGGATGGCGCCGGGCCAGGCGATCAGCGCTTCGACGAGCGCCCATTCGCGCGCCGACAGCACCACCAGCTCGCTGTCGAGCAGGGCCTCGCGCCGCAGCGTGTTGAGGTAGAGCGGGCCGCGGCGGTAGCTCATTGCGCGCTGGCCGCCGGCACGCCGCAAGAGCGCTCGGATGCGTGCGCCGAGTTCGTCGAGATCGAAGGGTTTGACAAGGTAATCGTCGGCTCCGGCGTCGAGCCCCTGCACCCGTTGCTGCACCGTGTCGCGCGCGGTGATCACCAGTAACGGCGTGCTGTCGCGCCGGCCGCGCAGGGCGCGCAGCACCTCGATGCCATCGCTGCCGGGCAGGCCCAGATCGAGCAGCACCAGATCGAAGCCGCGCGCCTGCAGCTCGGCGTCGGCCGCGTCGCCGCGGGTGTGCCAGGTCAGCGCGAAGCCTTCGTCTTCGAGTGCGCTGACGATGCTCTCGCCTATCATCCGGTCGTCTTCGACTAGCAGCAGTTTCATGGGGCCCCCATCCTGATTGAGGCGCAGTCTATTACAGTCCGGCCCGGCTGGTCGCGGCGGCGTGCGATTCGGCTAAAATGGGCGCCGCAACGATATGAGGAGTGCCACATGCTGATGGTGATTTCTCCGGCGAAAACGCTGGACTACACCACTCCGCCCGCCACCGGGCGCCACACCGAGCCCGCGTTTCTCGAC
Coding sequences within it:
- the pal gene encoding peptidoglycan-associated lipoprotein Pal codes for the protein MKKLATSVVLTALLGACASTPAPQPAPVQTKPAASTQATQPAAQASAADSAKLNANALPPYLDPANPLSQKRSVYFEFDHYNVADQYRAIVDNHAKYLNDNRNIKVKVEGNADERGSREYNLALGQKRAEAVKKLMTVNGVGESQIETISWGKEKPRAEGHDEAAWAENRRADIAYPGDKK
- a CDS encoding ATP-binding protein — translated: MTRMMASLRIRLLVLLGVLILASASAQFITAFQSSLSAADKLFDYHMQQMALALQDSAFDTLQLNAEEGGNNFDFVIQIWSDDGVKVYQSRPHRTLPEQSVIGYSNVMLFNGEWRVYAVHTHHRVIQVAQQLQARRDRAIGIALRSLWPIWLGSALLLMAAWWVVTAALKPLARVQAELSERSPDSLEPVSTAALPREIKPLVAEINQLLARVGDSLARQQRFLADAAHELRSPLTALKLQVQLLARAKDDAARTQAQERLVSGTERAVRLTEQLLQLARQDAATALPQAAGTALIEGAALALADTATLAASKQVAVSSELDPAARVTGNADALAVLVRNLLDNAIRYTPAGGSVALRVALGAGHAVLTLDDSGPGIARDEHARIFDRFYRPAGTVEPGSGLGLAIVKAIADRHGAALTLGQSPLGGLRVAVSFPPAPNSPR
- a CDS encoding PDZ domain-containing protein, with product MPNRRWAIALGAALTAAVGPVVCIQLLGIDWRALIEHPPAEKPAMHDEHLTALTQWGLVLRETAGPDGVRLLVHSVSGPARLAGVQPGDVLRRVNGRTVASAADVMERLGGPPAIAAILVQRRDDEVFIPLRAD
- a CDS encoding response regulator transcription factor translates to MKLLLVEDDRMIGESIVSALEDEGFALTWHTRGDAADAELQARGFDLVLLDLGLPGSDGIEVLRALRGRRDSTPLLVITARDTVQQRVQGLDAGADDYLVKPFDLDELGARIRALLRRAGGQRAMSYRRGPLYLNTLRREALLDSELVVLSAREWALVEALIAWPGAILSKAQLEQHLYGGLPDVESNAVEVYIHGIRKKLGQDFIVNVRGVGYMAAKP